The following are from one region of the Leptospira wolbachii serovar Codice str. CDC genome:
- a CDS encoding NINE protein, giving the protein MYKSEKSRIIALILCIFGGFFGLHLFYVGRGRLGFIYLVTGGIIMLGWILDIVLIFTGNFKDNFEANL; this is encoded by the coding sequence ATGTACAAATCAGAAAAGAGTAGAATCATCGCATTAATTCTATGTATATTTGGAGGATTTTTCGGTCTTCACTTATTCTATGTCGGGAGAGGTAGACTAGGATTTATATATTTAGTTACTGGTGGCATAATAATGTTAGGATGGATTTTAGACATCGTATTAATCTTTACAGGTAATTTCAAAGACAATTTTGAAGCAAATTTATAA